In the Phyllopteryx taeniolatus isolate TA_2022b unplaced genomic scaffold, UOR_Ptae_1.2 contig_25, whole genome shotgun sequence genome, one interval contains:
- the golph3a gene encoding Golgi phosphoprotein 3 isoform X3 has product MITRTGYTSFWNDCISSGLRGCMLIELALCGRLQLEACGMRRKGLLARKVICKSDAPTGDVLLDEALKHIKDTQPPETVQSWIELLSGETWNPLKLHYQLRNVRERLAKNLVEKGVLTTEKQNFLLFDMTTHPLTNNNLKQRLIKKVQEAVLDKWVNDPHRMDKRLLALIFLAHSSDVLENAFAPLLDDQYDLAMKRVRLLLELDSEGESMKANTNELLWSVVAAFTK; this is encoded by the exons GGATATACCTCTTTCTGGAATGACTGCATTTCATCAGGGTTACGAGGGTGCATGCTGATCGAGCTCGCTCTGTGCGGTCGTCTTCAGTTGGAAGCCTGTGGCATGCGGAGGAAAGGTCTTCTTGCTAGAAAG GTGATTTGTAAGTCAGATGCTCCTACAGGGGATGTACTCCTGGATGAAGCATTAAAACACATCAAAGACACCCAACCACCAGAGACTGTGCAGAGCTGGATTGAACTGCTTAGTG GAGAGACATGGAATCCCCTGAAGCTTCATTATCAATTGAGGAATGTCCGTGAAAGACTAGCCAAAAATTTGGTGGAGAAAGGTGTTCTTACCACTGAAAAGCAGAACTTCCTTCTTTTTGATATGACCACACACCCGCTTACTAACAATAATCTCAAGCAGCGCCTCATCAAGAAGGTCCAGGAGGCTGTACTGGACAAGTGGGTGAATGACCCACATCGAATGGACAAGCGACTTCTTGCACTTATCTTCTTAGCTCATTCCTCTGACGTCCTGGAAAACGCCTTTGCACCATTGCTGGATGACCAGTACGACCTGGCAATGAAAAGAGTACGGCTGCTGCTAGAACTGGATTCTGAAGGTGAAAGCATGAAGGCTAACACAAATGAGCTCTTGTGGTCTGTAGTAGCTGCTTTCACCAAATGA